TGAGAGCGAGGCGCTCAGGCGTAGTCGGAAAGCTGCACCACCCGAAGCCCCGGGATCGCCGGGAGCCTTCGGTCGTTGGTGACGAAGGCGCCACAGCGGTGGGCCAGCGCGGCGGCAAGCTGCAGCGCGTCGGGGGTCCGCACCCCATAGGCCGCGCGCAGCTGCGCCGCGGCCCGCAGCTGCCCACGCTCGATCCCGACCAGCATGAGCCCACGGCTGCGAGTGAGTAATGCCTCGTATCGCTCGGCGAGGGCGACATCGCCCGCCCGGTACGGCACGACGAGGACCTCGAGCAGCGTGAGCGCCGAGGTCACGAGGCGGCGCCGCCCGCGCGCCGCGTCCACGAACAGAGGAGCGACCACCGGCACGAAGCGCTCGTGCTCCTCGATGAAGTAGATAAAGGCAACCGTGTCGAGCGCGACCGGCCCGCTACCGAGTGCCGCCGTCAATCCCACGAACGGCGCTCCTCGGCCACTCGGGCCGCCGCGTCCTTCCCGGCCCAGCGCTCTTTGCCGAGGCCACGAAGCTCCAGGATGGAAAGCGGCTCGGCCGCATCCAGCGCCTCGGCCAGAATGTGCGTGACCTCTTGAGCCACCGAGCGGTGCCGGGCCGCCGCGCGCGCCCGCAGCTTTCGATGGATCCGGTCGGGCAGGTTCTTGATGTTCAGGGTCGCCATTTCCGAGTCCTCCC
The sequence above is drawn from the Gemmatimonadales bacterium genome and encodes:
- a CDS encoding PIN domain-containing protein, yielding MGLTAALGSGPVALDTVAFIYFIEEHERFVPVVAPLFVDAARGRRRLVTSALTLLEVLVVPYRAGDVALAERYEALLTRSRGLMLVGIERGQLRAAAQLRAAYGVRTPDALQLAAALAHRCGAFVTNDRRLPAIPGLRVVQLSDYA